A single Osmerus mordax isolate fOsmMor3 chromosome 7, fOsmMor3.pri, whole genome shotgun sequence DNA region contains:
- the LOC136945640 gene encoding E3 ubiquitin-protein ligase TRIM39-like, whose protein sequence is MASSSILLCEEQFQCSICLDVFIQPVSIPCGHNFCMACISDYWEGCEQCQCPLCNRTFDSEPDLSVNTFIAEMAAIVKQSAPAAVAASLPDQQHYAEPGGVACDVCTGRKLKAFKSCLVCLASYCETHLEPHQRVASFMKHKLIEPVANLEDRVCKTHERPLEFFCRTDREYVCHFCTEMNHKAHNAVLIEEECGLRKVWLGNTKSKVQKEISDRLQKIKEIESALGLSKRNAEKEVEESIEVFTSLVRYIERCQSALVEKVLKKQEAKEKWAEGLIKELELEIINLKKRRVELDQFSCNEDPFNLLQKFQSLGNSPPIKSWSDVKVYNQLPVGTLRKFMSQLVETLGEELKTLCGAELKAMQRYAVGVTLELDVANPKPVVFYDRKQMKRNTFDWLNDEHGFDSMSSVLGKEGYSSGRFYFEVQVERKSEWSVGVVSESINRKGNIKLNPVNGCWTVGLIKQNEYVANIGNCIHLALRQKPKKVGVYVDYEEGEVSFYDVKEKSLMYSFTSCTFTERIFPFLRS, encoded by the coding sequence ATGGCTTCCTCCAGCATTCTACTGTGCGAAGAGCAGTTCCAGTGCTCCATTTGTCTGGATGTCTTTATCCAACCCGTGTCCATACCATGTGGACACAACTTCTGCATGGCCTGTATCAGTGATTATTGGGAAGGCTGTGAGCAGTGCCAGTGTCCACTATGCAATAGGACTTTTGATAGTGAACCGGACCTCAGTGTCAACACTTTCATTGCGGAAATGGCCGCCATTGTGAAGCAGTCTGCTCCTGCTGCAGTTGCAGCAAGCCTTCCTGATCAACAACACTACGCAGAACCTGGAGGAGTGGCCTGTGATGTCTGTACTGGAAGGAAGCTCAAGGCCTTTAAGTCCTGCCTGGTGTGTCTGGCGTCATACTGTGAGACTCACCTGGAACCTCACCAGAGAGTGGCTTCGTTTATGAAGCACAAGCTGATAGAGCCTGTTGCAAACCTTGAGGACAGGGTGTGTAAAACACACGAAAGACCCCTGGAGTTCTtctgtaggactgacagggAGTATGTGTGTCACTTCTGCACAGAGATGAACCACAAGGCCCACAATGCCGTGCTCATCGAGGAAGAATGTGGCCTGAGGAAGGTGTGGCTTGGGAATACTAAGTCTAAAGTTCAAAAAGAGATCAGTGATCGACTTCAGAAGATAAAAGAGATTGAGAGTGCCCTAGGACTGAGTAAAAGAAATgcagagaaagaggtggaggaaagtATTGAGGTCTTCACTTCCCTTGTGCGCTACATTGAGAGATGCCAGTCTGCACTTGTTGAGAAGGTTTTGAAGAAACAGGAGGCAAAGGAGAAATGGGCAGAGGGGCTCATCAAAGAGCTTGAGCTCGAGATCATCAATCTCAAAAAAAGAAGAGTTGAGTTGGATCAGTTCTCATGCAATGAGGACCCTTTTAACCTCCTCCAAAAATTCCAGTCTCTTGGCAACTCTCCACCCATTAAATCCTGGTCTGATGTCAAGGTATACAATCAGCTCCCAGTGGGGACACTTAGGAAGTTCATGTCTCAGCTGGTGGAGACACTTGGTGAGGAACTCAAGACGTTGTGTGGAGCTGAGCTGAAAGCCATGCAAAGGTATGCAGTGGGTGTGACTCTGGAGCTCGATGTAGCAAACCCCAAGCCTGTTGTGTTTTATGACAGGAAACAAATGAAACGGAACACTTTTGATTGGTTGAACGACGAACACGGATTTGATTCAATGTCTTCTGTTCTGGGAAAGGAAGGGTACAGTTCAGGAAGGTTTTACTTTGAAGTGCAAGTTGAGAGAAAGTCGGAGTGGTCAGTGGGAGTTGTCAGCGAGTCCATCAACAGGAAAGGAAACATAAAGCTGAATCCAGTAAATGGATGTTGGACTGTGGGGTTAATAAAGCAGAATGAGTATGTAGCTAACATTGGAAACTGTATTCATCTTGCTCTGAGACAGAAGCCCAAAaaggtgggtgtgtatgtggattATGAGGAGGGAGAAGTCTCATTTTACGATGTGAAGGAGAAGTCTCTCATGTACTCGTTCACTAGCTGTACTTTCACAGAGAGAATCTTCCCCTTTCTCAGGTCATGA